A single Venturia canescens isolate UGA chromosome 1, ASM1945775v1, whole genome shotgun sequence DNA region contains:
- the LOC122419129 gene encoding transmembrane protein 185A isoform X2: MNLQTLFQDFNPSKFLLHSCLMVFTILFALRLDDYIEWSWWTIFSPIWFWKGMVILGATIGSYVWWRHPHSRLEGDAYIHYKAMLITLALHLILLMFELLVCDKLESERHLWILVFIPLIFISIMSIAVCIWAVKHDRSFELELFCAVNVLQFIFLALRLDGFISWSWEVVFVPLWALLCLSLVAVLYAIVFAAVLLRAPQVNARVRRTSLNSALAYTFLVVPILVFQVLLANKLDGHISFNFTTVAAPLLLSHITLIFMSFGAKGGNRWWFGIRKDFCHFLLSLCPLLQEYGNISYQPRSDQDQQPTEPMVGEKNEKHIKKMDFSKPVVPIISIDMPD; encoded by the exons atgaatcttcAAACGCTCTTCCAAGACTTTAACCCGAG CAAATTTCTTCTTCATTCCTGTCTTATGGTttttacgattctttttgCTCTGCGTCTGGACGACTATATCGAATGGAGTTGGTGGACAATTTTTAGTCCCATATGGTTTTGGAAGGGTATGGTTATTTTGGGTGCCACCATTGGTAGTTACGTGTGGTGGCGACATCCTCATTCTAGGCTGGAAGGAGATGCCTACATCCATTACAAGGCTATGCTCATCACACTGGCTCTCCATCTTATTCTTCTTATGTTTGAACTACTAGTTTGCGATAAATTGGAGTCGGAGAGACATCTGTGGATTCTTGTCTTCATACCTCTCATTTTCATCTCTATCATGTCCATTGCC GTATGCATCTGGGCAGTGAAACACGACCGTTCTTTTGAATTGGAACTCTTCTGTGCGGTAAATGTCCTACAATTCATATTCTTGGCTTTGAGACTGGATGGATTCATAAGTTGGAGTTGGGAAGTCGTTTTTGTGCCATTATGGGCTCTTTTGTGTCTTTCGCTCGTGGCTGTATTGTACGCCATCGTATTTGCTGCTGTATTGCTGAGGGCACCTCAAGTCAATGCCAGAGTCAGAAGAACCTCTCTTAACTCAGCTCTTGCCTACACTTTTCTTGTTGTGCCCATTCTCGTCTTCCAG gTTTTGTTGGCTAACAAGCTGGATGGGCACATATCGTTCAATTTTACAACGGTAGCTGCGCCATTGTTGCTCTCTCATATAACACTGATATTCATGTCGTTTGGTGCCAAAGGAGGGAATCGAT GGTGGTTCGGTATACGGAAAGACTTTTGTCACTTTCTCCTGAGTCTATGTCCACTGCTGCAAGAGTACGGCAATATATCTTACCAACCTCGGAGCGATCAGGATCAACAGCCAACGGAGCCGATGGTGGgagagaagaatgaaaaacacATAAAAAAGATGGACTTTTCGAAACCGGTGGTACCTATAATCTCGATAGACATGCCCGATTGA
- the LOC122419129 gene encoding transmembrane protein 185A isoform X1, with product MNLQTLFQDFNPSSKFLLHSCLMVFTILFALRLDDYIEWSWWTIFSPIWFWKGMVILGATIGSYVWWRHPHSRLEGDAYIHYKAMLITLALHLILLMFELLVCDKLESERHLWILVFIPLIFISIMSIAVCIWAVKHDRSFELELFCAVNVLQFIFLALRLDGFISWSWEVVFVPLWALLCLSLVAVLYAIVFAAVLLRAPQVNARVRRTSLNSALAYTFLVVPILVFQVLLANKLDGHISFNFTTVAAPLLLSHITLIFMSFGAKGGNRWWFGIRKDFCHFLLSLCPLLQEYGNISYQPRSDQDQQPTEPMVGEKNEKHIKKMDFSKPVVPIISIDMPD from the exons atgaatcttcAAACGCTCTTCCAAGACTTTAACCCGAG CAGCAAATTTCTTCTTCATTCCTGTCTTATGGTttttacgattctttttgCTCTGCGTCTGGACGACTATATCGAATGGAGTTGGTGGACAATTTTTAGTCCCATATGGTTTTGGAAGGGTATGGTTATTTTGGGTGCCACCATTGGTAGTTACGTGTGGTGGCGACATCCTCATTCTAGGCTGGAAGGAGATGCCTACATCCATTACAAGGCTATGCTCATCACACTGGCTCTCCATCTTATTCTTCTTATGTTTGAACTACTAGTTTGCGATAAATTGGAGTCGGAGAGACATCTGTGGATTCTTGTCTTCATACCTCTCATTTTCATCTCTATCATGTCCATTGCC GTATGCATCTGGGCAGTGAAACACGACCGTTCTTTTGAATTGGAACTCTTCTGTGCGGTAAATGTCCTACAATTCATATTCTTGGCTTTGAGACTGGATGGATTCATAAGTTGGAGTTGGGAAGTCGTTTTTGTGCCATTATGGGCTCTTTTGTGTCTTTCGCTCGTGGCTGTATTGTACGCCATCGTATTTGCTGCTGTATTGCTGAGGGCACCTCAAGTCAATGCCAGAGTCAGAAGAACCTCTCTTAACTCAGCTCTTGCCTACACTTTTCTTGTTGTGCCCATTCTCGTCTTCCAG gTTTTGTTGGCTAACAAGCTGGATGGGCACATATCGTTCAATTTTACAACGGTAGCTGCGCCATTGTTGCTCTCTCATATAACACTGATATTCATGTCGTTTGGTGCCAAAGGAGGGAATCGAT GGTGGTTCGGTATACGGAAAGACTTTTGTCACTTTCTCCTGAGTCTATGTCCACTGCTGCAAGAGTACGGCAATATATCTTACCAACCTCGGAGCGATCAGGATCAACAGCCAACGGAGCCGATGGTGGgagagaagaatgaaaaacacATAAAAAAGATGGACTTTTCGAAACCGGTGGTACCTATAATCTCGATAGACATGCCCGATTGA
- the dos gene encoding GRB2-associated-binding protein 2 translates to MEELKTSQEIVHEGWLIKSPPTKLWRARWRKRWFALRDSGELPGQYFLEYYTDRRCRKLKGRIDLDQCQQVDAGLRFENRKQKYQFMFNVKTPKRIYYLVAESEADMNKWVNAVCQVCELKAYTQDEEQQCQLFQYESQESPPTSPTSTISGPYIAISECISGRRLNDASSLCSGMGQGPEHYDAPRKLAPSPPRSPTTTDVDSVFTDDEWTTPVPSVNWETFPSGESRAAHSSVDPELGSWSVQKRFGKLTIVDSPGGSGMEKLPAPPRPPKPAHMLPDNPGHNYLNLDGATESSKPTTPATPAPSTPATAIVTDETYDFPRSHQPGTSGLESTNNGGTLSRHCYSNAAPSSLDDRVFRYDFHEDEPSSPRSESSTTATYSNLPSPLIRDSLSTLTNNSAMPPPVVYRELKPGRKTSDSTSIISNEASPGPVLSVPEISSAEHSPAEPPSINRKLKPPLNKPTLENPLQLASPPGRTRIRAAPSPTPPSHHNSHNTHPSTSDEDNNALDDKEEIYYYQDHSTFIPASNRRLVVLQYLDLDLEASESFASSVLPAAQSPPNTTVYKTVDFLKTEAFNRTRQLVEEERNKSTDELS, encoded by the exons ATGGAGGAGCTCAAAACTTCCCAGGAAATCGTTCACGAGGGTTGGCTCATCAAATCACCTCCTACGAAACTCTGGAGAGCG CGATGGAGAAAGCGATGGTTTGCTCTTAGAGATAGCGGCGAATTGCCCGGGCAATATTTCCTTGAGTATTATACGGACCGACGATGTCGCAAACTCAAAGGGCGAATCGACTTGGATCAGTGTCAGCAG GTGGATGCTGGACTAAGATTTGAAAACCGCAAACAAAAGTATCAGTTCATGTTCAATGTGAAAACTCCCAAAAGAATTTATTATCTGGTAGCTGAGAGCGAGGCGGACATGAATAAATGGGTGAACGCGGTTTGTCAAGTTTGTGAACTCAAAGCTTACACGCAGGATGAGGAGCAACAGTGTCAAT TGTTTCAATACGAATCGCAAGAATCGCCCCCTACGTCACCAACAAGTACAATTTCGGGTCCGTACATCGCGATTAGCGAGTGCATTTCTGGTCGTCGCTTGAACGACGCGAGTTCTTTATGTTCAGGAATGGGCCAGGGTCCCGAACATTATGACGCACCAAGAAAATTGGCTCCATCACCGCCCCGTTCACCAACTACCACAGACGTTGACAGTGTCTTTACGGACGACGAATGGACCACACCTGTACCCAGTGTTAATTGGGAAACATTCCCTTCCG GAGAGTCTCGAGCGGCGCACAGTTCGGTTGATCCAGAACTTGGTTCATGGAGCGTACAAAAGCGCTTTGGAAAGTTAACGATAGTAGATTCGCCAGGAGGATCGGGGATGGAAAAATTGCCGGCGCCTCCACGGCCGCCGAAACCGGCCCACATGTTGCCAGATAATCCGGGGcacaattatttgaatttggaCGGTGCGACGGAAAGTTCAAAACCGACGACCCCAGCGACGCCAGCACCTTCGACACCAGCGACCGCTATAGTGACGGACGAAACTTATGATTTTCCCCGATCGCATCAGCCTGGAACGAGCGGCTTGGAATCGACGAACAACGGTGGAACTTTGTCGAGACATTGTTACAGCAATGCTGCACCTTCCAGCCTCGACGATCGAGTTTTTCGATATGATTTTCACGAAGATGAGCCATCGAGTCCGCGTTCCGAAAGTTCGACGACCGCAACATACTCCAATTTACCGAGTCCATTGATTCGCGACTCTTTGAGCACTTTGACCAACAATTCGGCTATGCCACCTCCGGTTGTTTATCGAGAACTAAAGCCGGGTCGGAAAACTTCGGACTCGACTTCCATTATAAGCAACGAAGCCTCGCCCGGGCCCGTCCTTTCCGTACCCGAAATAAGCTCGGCCGAACACTCACCTGCCGAACCTCCCAGTATTAATCGTAAACTCAAACCTCCCCTCAACAAACCGACACTCGAAAATCCACTTCAACTTGCCTCACCGCCTGGTAGAACACGAATTCGCGCTGCTCCGAGCCCAACACCACCGTCTCATCACAACTCTCACAACACTCATCCTTCCACCTCCGACGAAGACAACAATGCACTCGATGATAAAGAAGAg atttattattaccaggATCACAGTACATTCATTCCTGCCTCGAACCGACGTCTCGTTGTCCTCCAGTATTTAGATCTCGATTTGGAGGCATCCGAGAGTTTTGCATCATCCGTCTTACCGGCGGCTCAGTCGCCGCCGAATACAACGGTTTACAAAACAGTCGACTTTTTGAAAACCGAAGCCTTCAATCGAACGAGACAACTTGTCGAGGAAGAACGAAACAAGTCGACCGATGAATTGTCTTGA
- the LOC122419131 gene encoding F-box/LRR-repeat protein 3-like, giving the protein MQALMNASSMRSFFEHRDGYSLTGTTVIADGTPFETLSIDDIPAEDPNIIAPTSKDCNNLQRLRIKNTSGTSPDDIVTLINRCRFLRELSISYSMLSDDLLFALSTEEHCHLETVRIEAQPDSKPLPRITDEAWFALETHSPQINVVLTSYLSDEDDCDPLLATYVPITHLYFGGEIPAPVVHRIGDNCPRLVELVVGSYESDVIDADLISAANGCPRLSTVGLGHCEITCSGLVDFVSRCRERLRVLYVWETSLIEDCELGIAETAAEISRLLGRPWVPEYVPPW; this is encoded by the exons ATGCAGGCATTGATGAATGCATCTTCGATGAGGAGTTTCTTCGAACACAGAGACGGTTACTCATTGACGGGAACAACAGTGATCGCGGACGGAACACCTTTCGAGACATTGAGCATCGATGACATTCCTGCGGAAGATCCGAACATTATTGCGCCCACGAGCAAAGATTGCAACAATCTGCAACGACTACGGATTAAAAATACATCAGGAACATCACCGGACG ATATCGTCACGCTGATAAATCGATGTCGTTTCCTTCGGGAATTGTCCATTTCTTATTCCATGTTGAGCGATGATCTTCTATTCGCGCTCAGCACCGAGGAACATTGTCACTTGGAAACTGTGAGAATCGAGGCACAACCCGATTCTAAACCTTTGCCTCGAATCACCGACGAAGCTTGGTTCGCTCTTGAGACTCATTCTCCCCAAATCAACGTCGTTCT TACATCATACCTATCGGACGAAGATGATTGCGATCCACTGCTAGCTACTTATGTACCAATAACTCATCTCTACTTCGGCGGTGAGATCCCAGCTCCGGTAGTGCATCGAATCGGTGACAATTGTCCGCGTCTCGTTGAGCTTGTCGTCGGCTCGTACGAGTCGGACGTTATAGATGCAGATTTGATATCAGCTGCCAACGGGTGTCCTCGTCTCAGCACCGTTGGTCTAGGACATTGTGAAATAAC ATGTTCCGGATTAGTCGACTTTGTTTCACGGTGTCGCGAACGTCTCCGCGTTCTTTACGTCTGGGAAACTTCTCTCATTGAGGATTGCGAATTGGGAATTGCGGAAACGGCGGCCGAAATTTCGCGATTGCTGGGTCGCCCGTGGGTCCCCGAATATGTTCCACCATGGTGA